In the genome of Ctenopharyngodon idella isolate HZGC_01 chromosome 19, HZGC01, whole genome shotgun sequence, one region contains:
- the rps18 gene encoding 40S ribosomal protein S18, whose amino-acid sequence MSLVIPEKFQHILRVLNTNIDGRRKIAFAITAIKGVGRRYAHVVLRKADIDLNKRAGELTDDEVERVVTIMQNPRQYKIPDWFLNRQKDIKDGKYSQVLANGLDNKLREDLERLKKIRAHRGLRHFWGLRVRGQHTKTTGRRGRTVGVSKKK is encoded by the exons ATG TCGCTCGTAATTCCAGAGAAGTTCCAGCACATCCTTCGTGTTCTCAACACGAACATTGACGGAAGACGCAAAATCGCATTTGCCATCACTGCCATCAAG GGTGTTGGAAGGCGATATGCCCATGTGGTCCTGAGGAAAGCTGATATTGATCTGAACAAGCGGGCTGGAGAACTCACTGATGATGAG GTTGAGAGGGTGGTGACAATTATGCAGAACCCTCGCCAGTACAAAATCCCTGACTGGTTCCTAAACAGACAGAAGGACATTAAAGATGGAAAATACAGTCAG GTCCTCGCTAACGGTCTGGACAACAAACTGAGAGAAGATCTGGAGAGGCTGAAGAAGATCAGGGCTCACCGTGGCCTTCGTCACTTCTGGGG tctGCGTGTGCGTGGTCAGCATACCAAGACTACTGGTCGTCGCGGTCGTACTGTGGGTGTGTCCAAGAAGAagtaa
- the LOC127501089 gene encoding E3 ubiquitin-protein ligase RING2-A-like, translating into MMANPMSVQTLSKTWELSLYELHRTPQEAIMDSTEIAVSPRSLHSELMCPICLDMLKNTMTTKECLHRFCSECIVTALRSGNKECPTCRKKLVSKRSLRADPNFDALISKMYPSRDEYEAHQDKVLEQLSRLHNKEALSSSIEQGLRMQARHRAQRVRKLHPESENTTFSGGEDNGDTRSHVSHDSAPSHHTSAPASYAPEAGPSRSKKQQMSDDSGPEAFGESCTPPGQLPGHGPSSEIELIFCPHPLLVNNQQYSQTRYVKTTANATVDHLSKYLALRIALEDSQSEMQANRNMEGEPGATSNSSLQDVSEKQFTIYISTTGGQFSTLNGSLTLELVNEKFWKVCKPLELFYAPTQDQKQQQNQTPQLGQTDESQGKSSLN; encoded by the exons ATGATGGCGAATCCAATGAGTGTTCAGACTCTGAGTAAGACATGGGAACTTAGTCTATATGAACTCCACCGAACGCCACAg GAGGCGATTATGGACAGCACAGAGATTGCTGTGTCACCCAGAAGTCTCCACAGTGAGCTTATGTGTCCCATTTGTCTGGACATGCTGAAAAACACCATGACCACCAAAGAGTGTCTGCATCGTTTCTGCTCCGAGTGCATCGTCACTGCGCTCCGATCAGG AAATAAAGAATGTCCGACCTGCAGGAAGAAGCTTGTGTCCAAGCGTTCTCTTCGCGCCGACCCAAATTTTGATGCCCTGATCTCTAAGATGTACCCTAGCCGTGATGAGTATGAGGCCCATCAGGATAAAGTTCTGGAGCAGCTCAGTCGACTGCACAACAAAGAGGCACTCAGCAGCAGCATTGAGCAGGGCCTGCGCATGCAGGCCAGACACAG agctcAGCGTGTTCGTAAGCTGCATCCAGAGAGTGAAAACACTACTTTCAGTGGTGGTGAGGATAACGGTGACACTCGTTCACATGTCTCACATGACTCTGCCCCTTCACACCATACCTCTGCCCCGGCAAGCTACGCTCCAGAGGCCGGACCGAGTCGCAGTAAAAAGCAGCAAATGTCTGATGATTCTGGACCTGAGGCTTTTGGAGAGAGTTGTACACCTCCTGGACAACTGCCAGGCCATGGGCCAAGCTCAGAAATTGAACTTATATTTTGCCCACATCCCCTGCTGGTCAACAACCAACAATACAGCCAGACAAG ATATGTCAAAACCACAGCCAATGCCACAGTAGACCATCTCTCCAAATACCTGGCTCTCCGCATTGCTCTGGAGGACAGTCAGAGTGAAATGCAGGCGAACAGAAACATGGAGGGAGAGCCAGGAGCTACCAGCAACAGTAGTCTGCAGGATGTCAGTGAAAAACAGTTCACCATCTATATCAGCACAACAGGAGGACAGTTCTCT ACACTAAATGGCTCTTTGACTTTGGAGCTGGTGAATGAGAAGTTCTGGAAGGTCTGTAAGCCTCTGGAGCTCTTCTACGCTCCTACACAAGACCAGAAGCAGCAACAGAATCAGACCCCTCAACTGGGGCAGACGGACGAAAGCCAAGGAAAATCATCTTTAAACTAA